The proteins below come from a single Clarias gariepinus isolate MV-2021 ecotype Netherlands chromosome 17, CGAR_prim_01v2, whole genome shotgun sequence genomic window:
- the hcar1-2 gene encoding hydroxycarboxylic acid receptor 1-2 yields MSNSSVCCAFESPVLDHVLPPVLFLEFIFGLSGNVLALCMFAFHMESWKPNSIYLAHLAIADTLVLFCLPFRADYYRRRKDWIHGDIFCRILLFLLAANRAAGIFFLTAVAVDRYLKIVHPLNRINRMGLSYAMWVSAGMWAAIIAMTAYLLGSPHFFSFGNRTQCESFNICMGSNPLSNWHNAFYVIQFCLPTIIVVFCTACITWQLKSKTVDTSGKIKRAVQFIFIVAMVFIICFFPSTASRVAVWILKIWYTDCSYFTEANLAFYTSVCFTYFNSVLNPLVYYFSTPAFSGTIQSLILKLRGKKTGSIVATVSND; encoded by the coding sequence ATGTCGAACTCCTCGGTTTGTTGCGCTTTCGAGTCTCCGGTTCTGGACCATGTCCTCCCTCCCGTCCTTTTCCTAGAGTTCATTTTCGGCCTCTCCGGGAACGTTTTAGCCCTCTGCATGTTCGCCTTCCACATGGAGAGCTGGAAGCCCAACTCCATCTACCTGGCACACCTGGCCATAGCTGACACTTTGGTGCTGTTCTGCTTGCCTTTCAGAGCTGACTACTACCGCAGGCGCAAAGACTGGATTCATGGGGACATCTTTTGCCGGATCCTGCTCTTCCTACTTGCAGCCAATAGGGCAGCAGGTATTTTCTTTCTAACAGCAGTGGCCGTGGACCGCTACCTAAAAATTGTGCATCCGCTCAACCGGATCAATCGAATGGGCCTGAGTTATGCCATGTGGGTCTCTGCGGGCATGTGGGCAGCAATAATAGCCATGACGGCTTACCTTCTCGGGTCACCACACTTCTTCAGTTTCGGCAACCGTACCCAATGCGAGAGCTTCAACATATGCATGGGCAGCAATCCGCTTTCAAACTGGCACAATGCCTTTTACGTGATCCAATTCTGCTTGCCCACAATCATCGTCGTCTTCTGCACAGCCTGCATAACGTGGCAGCTGAAAAGCAAGACGGTGGACACCTCAGGCAAAATCAAGAGGGCCGTTCAGTTCATTTTCATCGTCGCTATGGTCTTCATCATCTGCTTCTTTCCGAGCACTGCCTCACGGGTTGCCGTTTGGATACTGAAGATCTGGTACACCGACTGCTCGTATTTCACTGAGGCAAATCTGGCGTTTTACACTTCAGTCTGCTTCACCTACTTCAACAGCGTCCTCAACCCTCTGGTGTACTATTTCTCCACTCCAGCATTCAGCGGGACCATACAGAGCCTTATTTTAAAACTCAGAGGGAAGAAAACAGGTAGCATCGTGGCTACGGTATCAAATGATTAA
- the denr gene encoding density-regulated protein, which translates to MSATETAESGSPENKADRADGDTNYPLKVLYCGVCSLPTEYCEYMPEPAKCRQWLEKNCPSMFARMTVGNAPKQEIGGEGGGGGGVGTGVPPAGEEEEKKKQKRGGRGQIKQKKKTVPQKVTIAKIPRAKKKYVTRVCGLATFDIDLKEAQRFFAQKFSCGASVTAEDEIIIQGDFTDDIIDVIQEKWPEVDDDSIDDLGEVKK; encoded by the exons ATGTCTGCTACTGAGACCGCCGAGTCAGGCTCTCCAGAGAACAAAGCGGATCGGGCTGATGGGGACACGAATTACCCGCTGAAAGTGCTTTATTGTGGAG TGTGCTCCTTGCCGACAGAG TATTGTGAGTACATGCCCGAGCCAGCAAAATGCAGACAATGGCTTGAGAAAAATTGCCCAAGCATGTTTGCTAGAATGACCGTTG GGAATGCACCCAAGCAGGAAATAGGAGGagagggaggaggaggtggaggagtgGGCACAGGGGTGCCACCTGCTGGAGaggaagaagagaagaagaagcagaaaaGAG GTGGCAGAGGTCAAATcaaacagaagaagaagaccgTTCCCCAGAAAGTCACGATAGCAAAAATCCCACGTGCTAAGAAAAAATATGTCACAAGAGTGTGCGGCTTGGCCACCTTTG ACATAGATCTTAAAGAGGCTCAGAGATTCTTTGCTCAGAAATTCTCCTGTGGCGCCTCAGTGACAGCGGAAGATGAAATCATCATTCAGGGAGACTTTACAGATGACATCATTGACGTCATCCAGGAGAAGTGGCCTGAG GTGGACGATGATAGCATTGACGATCTTGGAGAGGTCAAGAAATGA